A section of the Candidatus Thorarchaeota archaeon genome encodes:
- the menA gene encoding 1,4-dihydroxy-2-naphthoate octaprenyltransferase codes for MASSSSSSHSSETKRSVQAPSKARIWLRELRLPFLTASLVPIFLGTAIAWMRSGLFDPWYFSLTLIAGAFLHFGANVSNDYFDYKSGADEMHPHPTPFSGGSRVIQDGLLSPRTVLIGSFVCFGVAVAIGLYLYLQLGLVILILGLIGAASGFFYTAPPLRLVSRGIGEIFIGLNFGVLMTLGAYYVQTVALDWEPVWASIPVALLISVVLYINEFPDFEADKAAKKYTVVVRLGRPRAAKGFALLMVVTYLVMLVTVFLHLVHEYLLFGLITLPLAALAVRVALAHSEEPMRMIPANAGTIMTHLFTGLFMAAGYVLAGFAASLGFLILAAALMLLIVVKLLRDLTRPPPGPPPA; via the coding sequence ATGGCTTCATCATCATCATCATCACATTCATCCGAGACTAAGCGATCAGTACAGGCCCCCAGCAAGGCTCGTATTTGGCTGCGTGAGCTCCGACTCCCATTTCTGACGGCATCCCTAGTGCCTATCTTTTTGGGGACGGCCATTGCTTGGATGCGATCTGGGCTCTTTGATCCATGGTACTTCTCGTTGACACTTATTGCAGGAGCATTCCTTCATTTTGGTGCGAATGTGTCGAATGATTATTTCGACTACAAGTCAGGTGCTGATGAGATGCACCCACATCCTACTCCCTTTAGCGGTGGCAGCCGTGTGATACAAGACGGCCTTCTCTCACCAAGGACTGTATTGATCGGGTCATTCGTCTGCTTTGGTGTTGCCGTGGCGATTGGTCTTTACCTCTACCTCCAACTCGGACTTGTGATCCTCATACTTGGTCTCATCGGTGCTGCGTCGGGCTTCTTTTACACTGCGCCACCCCTGCGCCTAGTCAGCAGGGGAATTGGAGAGATATTTATCGGCCTCAACTTTGGTGTCTTGATGACCTTGGGTGCCTACTATGTTCAGACAGTCGCCCTTGATTGGGAGCCCGTTTGGGCCTCGATCCCTGTCGCTCTTCTGATCTCAGTCGTACTGTACATCAATGAGTTCCCCGACTTTGAGGCGGACAAGGCTGCGAAAAAATATACGGTGGTCGTTCGGCTGGGTCGTCCCCGGGCAGCGAAGGGATTTGCTCTTCTAATGGTTGTCACCTATCTCGTTATGCTTGTAACAGTGTTCCTTCATCTTGTTCACGAGTACCTGTTATTCGGTCTGATCACACTTCCCCTGGCTGCGCTTGCCGTACGAGTGGCTCTTGCCCATTCTGAAGAACCCATGCGCATGATTCCGGCTAATGCAGGTACGATCATGACTCACCTGTTCACCGGGCTATTCATGGCCGCCGGCTATGTCTTGGCTGGCTTCGCTGCGAGTCTTGGATTTCTCATTCTAGCTGCTGCGTTGATGTTGCTGATCGTCGTCAAGCTTCTGAGGGATCTGACCCGACCGCCACCCGGCCCACCACCTGCATAA